A segment of the Cheilinus undulatus linkage group 24, ASM1832078v1, whole genome shotgun sequence genome:
GGGTGGACCTGCAGGAGGGCTCCATCGTGTCCCGGGTGATCCAGGCGGTCGGCCTGTTTGGAGATATTCTCTCTCTGGAGGACACCATGGAGCCATTCCTGTCCAGAATCAGGAGGGAGAACGGGGCCGAGGGCGAGGAGGGAAgaggtgaggaagaggaggagggtcAGGATGGAGCACTAAATATAGAGGAGGAAGAACAGGACAAAAGAACAgtagaggaagagaggaagagtcatgaggaagaggaggaggagggtcagGATGGAGCACTAAATATAGAGGAGGAAGAACAGGACAAAAGAACAgtagaggaagagaggaagagtcatgaggaagaggaggaggagggtcagGATGGAGCACTAAATATAGAGGAGGAAGAACAGGACAAAAGAACAgtagaggaagagaggaagagtcatgaggaagaggaggaggagggtcagGATATGGGAGGTGATGAAGAAgtagaggaagagaggaagagtcctgaggaagaggaggaggagggtcagGATATGGGAGGTGATGAAGAAgtagaggaagagaggaagagtcatgaggaagaggaggaggagggtcagGATGGAGCACTAAATATAGAGGAGGAAGAACAAGACGATAAAACAgtagagggagagaggaagagtcatgaggaagaggaggaggagggtcagGATATGGGAGGTGAATGTGATGATGAAAATgtagaggaagagaggaagagtcatgaggaagaggaggaggagggtcagGATATGGGAGGTGAATGTGATGATGAAAATgtagaggaagagaggaagagtcatgaggaagaggaggaggagggtcagGATGGAGCACTAAATATAGAGGAGGAAGAACAGGACAATAAAACAgtagaggaagagaggaagagtcaTGAAGAGGAGGAGTTCCAGGATATGGGAGATGATGAAGAAgtagaggaagagaggaagagtcatgaagaggaggagggtcAGGATGGAGCACTAAATATAGAGGAGGAAGAACAGGACAATAAAACAgtagagggagagaggaagagtcatgaggaagaggaggagggtcAGGATATGGGAGATGATGAAGAAgtagaggaagagaggaagagtcatgaggaagaggaggagggtcAGGATATGGGAGATGATGAAGAAgtagaggaagagaggaagagtcaTGAGGAAGAGGAGTTGGAGGGACAGAGAAAGGAGGAACAGAAAGAGAACGCAGAAGACGAGAATGttcaggaggaaaaagagaaagatggaAAAGAAAAGATGGAAAGGGAGGAAGAAAACCAGAACACTGGAGAAGAAGAGGACGGATCTAAAATGttggagagagaagaaaagaggaaggcaaacagagaaaaagaagaaggaaggacgatggaagaagaagaagaggaggaagagaaagaagaccAGCAGGAGGATGGACACCAGGACAAGGAGGAAACAGGACAACAGAGGATGGAAGAACAGGAGGAGAAGATCGACCAGGGAGTGGAAATGGAAGATAACAAGGAggtggaagaggaggaggagcaagagagagatgatgaagaagaaaagatggagacagagaaagaaagaaggcaACTAACCACTGCTGAAGAGGAAAAGACTGAGCAGAAGGTGGAAATGGACATCAACAAGGAAGAAGagatggaggaagaggaagaagaagaacaagagagaggtggagaagaagaaaacgTGGAGACAGGGAAAGAAAAATGGCAGCAAGCTGTTGTTGGAGAAGAAAAGAGTGAGCAGAATGTGGAGATGGAGGTCAACGATGAAGAAGagatggaggaagaggaagagagtgaGATGAAGGAAGAACACGAGAGTGGACAGAATGAAGACatgagcagagaagaagaacccCAGAGCCCGTCCCCTCCATCTCCTCCCCAGGCCTGTGCAGACCCTCTGCAGGGTGATGGAGCAGAAAGAGGGGGCGGAGCTAGCGGACAGGACAACGGGGACGTTAACGCCACCTCAGCGGGCAGAGACAAAGACGAGCAGGGAGCAGTCCCTCTGACAGACACCAGCCCTCATGTCTACACCGCTCTGGACCTCACAAACCTCACAGACCAGGACATCCAGGgtctgacatcacttcctgctcaCGGGGATCACGTCGAAGTCGCAGAGGAAGCCGTGGACGAGGACGCCTGGGAAATCATCACTGATCCACAGACAGGTAACCTCCACCACACTCTCAGAACACCTGGATCATTTCTGACCACAATACGAGCGATTTAGAAGATGTGCAGGACTTTTCTGCAGTTCATTAAGACTAAAAATAATACCTCCCCTCGTCTTAGTGTCAGAATAAACATGTTAACAGgatcacatttaaaatgaaggACTGTAACCGCCCGTCTTTGGTATTATAGAAAACATTTACTGTCTCAGTTCAAGTGTGGCATCTATGGTGTACTGTTAGGCAGAAATAGAGGGGAAATgccccccaacatccccagcttcacaaacattccatcctctcccattaaaatgttttcatcctgtaaagtctataaaacactCTTTCCTCTGGCTTTGAAATGATGTCGTTCTTTAAAGCGTATTAAACATTGTCCTacatttcctgaatatttccttATAAAGAAAGAgcttattttctctctttactGTCAGAAATATTACATTCCAACAGATCTGACCTCATGGTGTCTGTTCTTCTTTggaaacttttggaaaagtggttGGAATTGTCAAACAGCTCTGGTTTCCCTGGCTCCTCCCCATTTCCACCCACTTCTCCAAAAGTACACAACCATGGCCTACtattgggcaaaaatggagggaaaagcgAGCAACATTCCCGGCCAATATTCCGTCCTCTATGTTTAATGACAATGTCATCCTATagagtctttaaaacattctgtcctctatGTTTAATGATAATGTCATCCTATagagtctttaaaacattctgtcctctatGTTTAATGATAATGTCATCCTATagagtctttaaaacattccgtcctctatGTTTAATGATAATGTCATCCTATagagtctttaaaacattccgtcctccatgtttaatgatgatgtcatcctatagagtctttaaaacattccgtcctctatgtttaatgatgatgtcatcctatagagtctttaaaacattcctctATGTTTAATGATAATGTCATCCTATagagtctttaaaacattccgtcctccatgtttaatgatgatgtcatcctatagagtctttaaaacattccgtcctctatgtttaatgatgatgtcatcctatagagtctttaaaacattccgtcctctatGTTTAATGATAATGTCATCCTATagagtctttaaaacattccgtcctctatGTTTAATGATAATGTCATCCTATagagtctttaaaacattccgtcctccaTGTTTAATGATAATGTCATCCTATagagtctttaaaacattccatcctctatgtttaatgatgatgtcatcctatagagtctttaaaacattccatcctctatgtttaatgatgatgtcatcctatagagtctttaaaacattccatcctctatgtttaatgatgatgtcatcctatagagtctttaaaacattccatcctctatgtttaatgatgatgtcatcctatagagtctttaaaacattcagtcCTCTATGTTTGATGGTGATGTCATCCTATAGAGTCTATAAAACATCCTGTCCTTGatgtttgatgatgatgtcatactaTGAGTCTATAAAACACTCCGTCGTCTgtgtttaatgatgatgtcatcctatagagtctataaaacatcccatcctcgATGTTTGATGATAATGTCATCTTACagagtctataaaacattccgtcctctatGTTTAATGATAATGTCATCCTATagagtctttaaaacattctgtcctctatGTTTAATGATAATGTCATCCTATGGAGTCCATACAACATTCCGTCCTCTATGTTTAATGATAGTTTCGTCATACAGAgtccataaaacattccgtcctctatGTTTAATGATAATGTCATCATATagagtctttaaaacattccatcctctatgTTTGATGAGGTTATCATCCTACAGAGACTTTAAAACATCCCGTCCTCTATGTTTGATGGTGATGTCATCCTATAGAgtccataaaacattccgtcctctatGTTTGATGAGGTTATCATCCTACAGAGActttaaaacattctgtcctctatgtttaatgatgatgtcatcct
Coding sequences within it:
- the LOC121506437 gene encoding cilia- and flagella-associated protein 251-like, translating into MLEREEKRKANREKEEGRTMEEEEEEEEKEDQQEDGHQDKEETGQQRMEEQEEKIDQGVEMEDNKEVEEEEEQERDDEEEKMETEKERRQLTTAEEEKTEQKVEMDINKEEEMEEEEEEEQERGGEEENVETGKEKWQQAVVGEEKSEQNVEMEVNDEEEMEEEEESEMKEEHESGQNEDMSREEEPQSPSPPSPPQACADPLQGDGAERGGGASGQDNGDVNATSAGRDKDEQGAVPLTDTSPHVYTALDLTNLTDQDIQGLTSLPAHGDHVEVAEEAVDEDAWEIITDPQTDHRLQTRGHGSVMSTEARRLESGEPSPAQNSSSSENSAMEANRDIEEGGKDSHRMNSKANAADDKKNGNGQCSRYKTVSYRRIRKGNTRQRIDEFEAMMDS